The Arachis ipaensis cultivar K30076 chromosome B03, Araip1.1, whole genome shotgun sequence region GGGATCCAATTGTGGGGAATTTTCCCcgcggggatggggatgggggacaaaattctcCCGAAGCAGGCGCgaggacccgagcggggatccccgccccgtccccgctattccccgaaatttatgaattccttaaattatccttaatagtttatttctcatatgtgttttttagtcatttttcacacacacatatatagaaacccaaaactcctaatctttatttgcataacccttcttcaattcaaAGATCCCTGAGGTTGTCCGTACTCCAtctaacctctctgcagccaccccctcgtcacccttctcaccgaatcgtcacacctcaccgtgccatcacccttaccgcgtcgtaatttctatttgcggcgttcTTTTTCAtaactctgccgtcgtgtccattctcctctctgttgccACGTCTCTTACCTTGTCCACTGCTTTGTCCTTTGACTCGTCGTTGCGTCTCCCTATTGCGTTATTTCGAGAGAAATCACCATCGtatcatttagactttttgtataaaatcttgcagtttttgtataagatagatacttgcagctctattcatatggaaattaataattagttagaactattatgtagatggggaatggggtcccCGCGGAGAATGGGGCCCCGTGGagaatggggatggggagcaatattcccccacggcggggaatggggcggggatggggagcaaatctgagggcggggatggggagcagggaggcatcccccgcccccacccccgccctgccccattgacatccctaatgATGCACTTTTTTCAATCTCAGgaacgtaattggtgcaattgaaattttagggacgattttagtgcacgacgccaatctcagacaccattttggggtttaactccCTCGCCTGCTATTAGTATTCATTTGTTGGGTTGCTGCATGTTGTGTAACAAAAGCATATTTGGGTTTTGGGCCATTGGCCCCTTTGTTTaccaaaaaaaaagataaaagaaaagagagagagaaaccttgaccaaaaaaaaaagagagagagagagagaaacgtgTGGCTATGGAAGAGCAAAATATGAGAATAGCGTCTTATCCAGCAGGTGTTGACTGTTGTGGTGGATGACCAATTGACCACCACTCCACACGTTCCTCATCTCCATTTCATAAATCTCCAAACAAGAAGCAACAACTGTGACGATCTCATTCTTCAACCAATCCATGGCTTCCAGCACTCTATCCCCTTCTCAATTGTGTTCAGGGAAGAGAGGGATATTTAGCCCCTCAGAAGCAGTTGTTGTGAAGAGTGCGAGGAGGCAAACGGTTGGAAAtgggaaggggaaggggaagggagTGAGGATCAGATGCCAGGCTGGCAGCATTCCGGCAGATAGAGTGCCTGACATGGGGAAGAGGCAGCTCATGAATTTGCTGCTTCTTGGTGCCATCTCACTCCCCACTGCTGGTATGATTGTTCCATATGCTACTTTCTTTGCCCCTCCAGGGTCTGGATCCTCTACTGGTGGAACTGTTGCTAAGGATGCAGTTGGAAATGATGTTGTTGCTGAACTATGGCTCAAGGCTCATGGACCTGGTGACCGCACCCTAACACAAGGTTTGAAGGGAGATCCTACCTACCTTGTGGTGGAGAAAGATAGAACCCTTGCAACATATGGGATTAACGCCGTCTGCACTCACCTTGGCTGTGTTGTGCCATGGAATGCAGCTGAGAACAA contains the following coding sequences:
- the LOC107629905 gene encoding cytochrome b6-f complex iron-sulfur subunit, chloroplastic, encoding MASSTLSPSQLCSGKRGIFSPSEAVVVKSARRQTVGNGKGKGKGVRIRCQAGSIPADRVPDMGKRQLMNLLLLGAISLPTAGMIVPYATFFAPPGSGSSTGGTVAKDAVGNDVVAELWLKAHGPGDRTLTQGLKGDPTYLVVEKDRTLATYGINAVCTHLGCVVPWNAAENKFICPCHGSQYNDQGRVVRGPAPLSLALAHCDVDTGKVVFVPWVETDFRTGDAPWWA